One Phocaeicola dorei genomic region harbors:
- a CDS encoding DUF3298 and DUF4163 domain-containing protein → MKKRNLVLSVMATCLVSCFLLSGCNGQKQIDSETVKTVKVEEQAHLQDDTVSPTCQITIDYSYLAKSDAADSIVQRINRTIQAHILGKEYTRMNPEVAVDSFKNTYINNYRKDVNEFYQEDIKNGTPKDELPTWYNYEYGLTTYFSEGKEGILNFIAETFEYTGGAHPNSWNKWMNFEKNTGKLLALKDVFMAGSEKPISDMLLEELITEMATRLEDSSITSLEGLQNAGILNSTNMYVPDNFLLEKEKVSFLYNKYDIAPYAVGIITLSLPYTSVEKYMIH, encoded by the coding sequence ATGAAAAAAAGAAATCTCGTATTGTCTGTTATGGCAACTTGCCTTGTATCCTGCTTTTTATTATCGGGATGTAATGGACAAAAACAAATTGATAGTGAAACAGTGAAAACTGTAAAGGTGGAAGAACAAGCCCATTTACAAGATGACACAGTCTCTCCCACCTGTCAGATTACTATTGATTATAGTTATTTAGCAAAATCTGATGCTGCGGATAGCATAGTACAACGCATCAACCGCACCATACAAGCCCACATTTTGGGAAAAGAATATACCCGGATGAATCCGGAAGTCGCTGTAGATTCTTTTAAAAATACCTACATTAACAACTACCGCAAAGATGTGAACGAGTTCTATCAGGAAGATATAAAAAATGGAACTCCCAAAGACGAACTTCCCACATGGTACAATTATGAATACGGACTGACCACCTATTTCAGCGAAGGCAAAGAAGGCATTCTGAATTTCATTGCAGAAACTTTTGAATATACAGGCGGAGCACATCCCAACTCATGGAACAAATGGATGAACTTCGAAAAAAATACCGGCAAACTACTTGCTTTGAAAGATGTATTTATGGCAGGGTCGGAAAAACCGATAAGTGACATGCTGCTGGAAGAACTGATAACAGAAATGGCTACCCGTTTGGAAGACAGCTCCATTACCTCACTGGAAGGACTTCAGAATGCAGGCATCTTGAATTCTACCAATATGTATGTACCCGACAATTTCTTGTTAGAAAAGGAAAAAGTATCTTTCCTGTATAACAAATATGATATCGCTCCCTATGCTGTAGGAATCATCACCCTTTCTTTACCCTACACATCGGTAGAAAAATATATGATACATTAA